The proteins below are encoded in one region of Corynebacterium sphenisci DSM 44792:
- a CDS encoding alpha/beta fold hydrolase, with the protein MKDESKRTADSPMDPTPRPRRDIVVPAADGLLLRGTLFRPAKHPGEIRGVITIHPNAGITGDAYADMARHLADKGYAVVTYANRGTGRSGLAADTRNEDIRMSDWITVDVPGVLEWARETFPGLPAYAIGHGVGGHGVLWAGSEGTVDAAVLVGCGQRNIGNVPGWLNKAKTFALFTVICPVTATLFGRIPRQPLGFVEEPPVGVVRQWASWTRRRDYFFGDPEFDFGARYARANGRYLLVRVPGDKWCDEEGTTSLVKRLYAAEVEQRELTPASGAGLGHRGLAHAGNEATWDALLTWLEGDAAA; encoded by the coding sequence ATGAAGGACGAGAGCAAGCGCACCGCCGACAGCCCGATGGACCCCACCCCCCGGCCGCGCCGGGACATCGTCGTCCCGGCCGCCGACGGGCTGCTGCTGCGCGGCACCCTCTTCCGGCCCGCGAAGCACCCCGGGGAGATCCGCGGCGTCATCACCATCCACCCCAACGCCGGGATCACCGGCGACGCCTACGCGGACATGGCCCGGCACCTGGCGGACAAGGGCTACGCGGTGGTCACCTACGCCAACCGCGGCACCGGCCGCTCCGGGCTGGCCGCGGACACCCGCAACGAGGACATCCGGATGTCCGACTGGATCACCGTCGACGTGCCCGGGGTGCTGGAGTGGGCGCGGGAGACCTTCCCCGGCCTGCCCGCCTACGCCATCGGCCACGGCGTCGGCGGCCACGGGGTGCTCTGGGCCGGTTCCGAGGGCACCGTGGACGCCGCGGTGCTGGTCGGCTGCGGCCAGCGCAACATCGGCAACGTGCCCGGCTGGCTGAACAAGGCCAAGACCTTCGCCCTGTTCACCGTGATCTGCCCGGTCACCGCCACCCTCTTCGGCCGGATCCCGCGCCAGCCGCTCGGCTTCGTCGAGGAGCCCCCGGTCGGCGTGGTCCGGCAGTGGGCCTCCTGGACCCGCCGCCGCGACTACTTCTTCGGCGATCCCGAGTTCGACTTCGGGGCCCGCTACGCCCGCGCCAACGGCCGCTACCTGCTGGTCCGGGTGCCCGGGGACAAGTGGTGCGATGAGGAGGGCACCACCAGCCTGGTCAAGCGGCTCTACGCCGCCGAGGTGGAGCAGCGCGAGCTGACCCCCGCCTCCGGGGCGGGCCTGGGCCACCGCGGCCTGGCCCACGCCGGCAACGAGGCCACCTGGGATGCGCTGCTCACCTGGCTGGAGGGCGACGCCGCCGCCTGA
- a CDS encoding methylated-DNA--[protein]-cysteine S-methyltransferase, translating into MAHRIIDTPVGPLRLLAGPAGLRRVDYLARLRAEGDPAPADAGRAPEGPARAHLDAAAAQLAEYFAGRRRRFDLTLDCPELSGGSFRARALRAMAAIPHGSTLSYGELAAAAGSPRAARAAGSACSGNPLSIIVGCHRVLPAGGGVGAYGGGVENKRRLLDLEAGRVPFPGTAAGGGGISVDTQPTAP; encoded by the coding sequence ATGGCCCACCGCATCATCGACACCCCGGTGGGGCCGCTGCGGCTGCTCGCCGGGCCCGCCGGCCTGCGCCGGGTGGACTACCTCGCCCGGCTCCGCGCCGAGGGGGATCCGGCGCCGGCGGACGCCGGCCGCGCGCCGGAGGGGCCCGCCCGGGCGCATCTCGACGCCGCGGCCGCCCAGCTGGCCGAGTACTTCGCCGGGCGGCGCCGCCGCTTCGACCTGACCCTGGACTGCCCGGAGCTCTCCGGCGGCTCCTTCCGGGCCCGGGCGCTGCGCGCGATGGCGGCGATCCCGCACGGGTCGACGCTGAGCTACGGGGAGCTCGCCGCCGCCGCGGGCTCCCCCCGGGCGGCCCGCGCCGCCGGGAGCGCCTGCTCCGGCAACCCGCTGTCCATCATCGTCGGCTGCCACCGGGTGCTGCCCGCCGGCGGGGGCGTCGGCGCCTACGGCGGCGGGGTGGAAAACAAAAGGCGGTTACTGGATCTCGAGGCAGGCCGGGTGCCCTTCCCCGGCACCGCCGCCGGCGGTGGGGGTATTTCCGTGGACACGCAACCTACGGCACCGTAG
- the trhA gene encoding PAQR family membrane homeostasis protein TrhA — MAKNIGTGAVPAVAVPFDRGPRPVLRGWLHVAAAAVGLIAGIALTIAAVRQGDPALTTATVVYVLCLIGAMAVSGWYHRWPFIRESSIRAARRADHSMIAVFIAGTYGPIVVAGLPPGDATGLLIACWVGAAAAVVVNLVWISHPRWVAVAIYLFLGWLVVWKLGALYDGTGAAVLLLLAGGGVIYSLGALVYGFKWPDPWPRWFGFHEVFHAATIVAAVLHHIAIWIVVLHGPVGA; from the coding sequence ATGGCTAAAAACATCGGTACCGGGGCGGTGCCCGCCGTCGCCGTCCCCTTCGACCGGGGCCCGCGGCCGGTGCTGCGGGGCTGGTTGCACGTCGCCGCCGCCGCCGTCGGGCTGATCGCCGGCATCGCGCTGACCATCGCCGCGGTGCGCCAGGGCGACCCCGCGCTGACCACCGCCACCGTGGTCTACGTGCTCTGCCTGATCGGCGCCATGGCCGTGTCCGGCTGGTACCACCGTTGGCCCTTCATCCGGGAGTCCAGCATCCGGGCCGCCCGGCGCGCCGACCACTCCATGATCGCGGTGTTCATCGCCGGCACCTACGGGCCGATCGTGGTGGCCGGGCTGCCCCCGGGCGATGCCACCGGGCTGCTCATCGCCTGCTGGGTCGGCGCCGCCGCCGCGGTGGTGGTGAACCTGGTCTGGATCAGCCACCCGCGCTGGGTGGCGGTGGCGATCTACCTCTTCCTCGGCTGGCTGGTGGTGTGGAAGCTCGGCGCGCTCTACGACGGCACCGGCGCCGCGGTGCTGCTGCTGCTCGCCGGCGGCGGGGTGATCTACTCCCTCGGCGCCCTGGTCTACGGCTTCAAATGGCCCGACCCCTGGCCGCGCTGGTTCGGCTTCCACGAGGTCTTCCACGCCGCCACCATCGTCGCCGCGGTGCTGCACCACATCGCCATCTGGATCGTCGTGCTGCACGGCCCGGTGGGGGCCTAG
- a CDS encoding nitroreductase family protein, giving the protein MTDRPIDPDLRERLAELVRARRAVRAYRPGPLDEELVREYLGLILEAPSAFNLQDPGIIRIRDPRVRARVLAAAGGQRQVAEAPLLLAFLADPAGWRRTLPEVTERNLASGYWDPATAAERGERIRAFQRVRAEAGLAREFALRNAMIAATYGILLAPAFGWASSPMTGFDDAALKEALGAPAEATVALLLAVGEPAEDPPHPGRLPLAHRVHLDRWGGAGD; this is encoded by the coding sequence ATGACCGACCGGCCCATCGACCCCGACCTCCGCGAGCGCCTCGCCGAGCTGGTCCGCGCCCGCCGCGCGGTGCGCGCCTACCGGCCCGGCCCCCTCGACGAGGAGCTGGTGCGCGAGTACCTGGGGCTCATCCTGGAGGCGCCCAGCGCCTTCAACCTGCAGGACCCGGGCATCATCCGGATCCGGGACCCGCGGGTGCGCGCCCGGGTGCTCGCCGCCGCCGGCGGGCAGCGCCAGGTCGCCGAGGCCCCGCTGCTGCTGGCCTTCCTCGCCGACCCGGCCGGCTGGCGGCGCACCCTGCCGGAGGTCACCGAACGCAACCTCGCCTCCGGGTACTGGGATCCCGCGACCGCCGCCGAACGCGGGGAGCGGATCCGGGCCTTCCAGCGGGTGCGCGCCGAGGCGGGCCTGGCCCGGGAGTTCGCGCTGCGCAACGCCATGATCGCGGCGACCTACGGGATCCTGCTGGCGCCGGCCTTCGGCTGGGCCAGCTCCCCGATGACCGGTTTCGACGACGCCGCCCTGAAGGAGGCGCTCGGCGCCCCCGCGGAGGCCACGGTGGCGCTGCTGCTCGCCGTGGGCGAACCCGCCGAGGACCCGCCGCATCCGGGCCGGCTGCCGCTGGCGCACCGGGTGCACCTGGACCGCTGGGGCGGCGCCGGCGACTGA
- a CDS encoding FAD-dependent oxidoreductase produces the protein MVQPDQPVGADPAAAGHRLFTSPLDLGPLTLRNRLVMGSMHVGLEDRHRDLDAFAAYLARRAAGGAALLVTGGYSPDLAGRLTPVGSTMARRRTARGHRRVTAAVHDEGAHIVLQLLHAGRYGYHPLSRAPSASRSPITPFRARALSARGVERTIGHYVRAARLAQRAGYDGVEVMGSEGYLLNQFLAERVNRRTDAWGGSARARMRMPVEVVRRIRAATGPGFLIQYRISLLDLVEGGQDWAEILELTGRLAEAGVDVFNTGIGWHEARVPTIVTSVPRAAFADLSGRLRREAGVTVCASNRINDPDVAEAILARGDADLISMARPLLADPDLMAKTVAGRTGQINTCIACNQACLDHVFANKRASCLVNPLAGRELALAATPPRAAAPARVAVLGAGVAGLAFAEAAAGRGHAVEVFEAAEAIGGQFRLAARIPGKEEYAQTLRYFDRRLAALGVPVHLGRRAGVAELAAAGFDRVVVATGVRPRVPEIEGVHHPMVMRYDELLSGAREVGRRVAVLGAGGIGVDVAQFLTRRPDRDVAVWRRAWGVGDPAAARAGLVERAPHAELPDTIDREVHLLQRKSTRIGAGLGKTTGWVHRAELRAAGVVQHTGVAYRRIDDAGVHITVDGADRVLAVDSVVLCTGQVSELAALGGVDAAAAAEAAGIPVDVIGGADVAAELDAKRAIRQAVDLALSLG, from the coding sequence ATGGTTCAGCCCGACCAGCCCGTCGGCGCGGATCCCGCCGCCGCCGGCCACCGCCTGTTCACCTCGCCCCTCGATCTGGGCCCGCTCACCCTGCGCAACCGCCTGGTGATGGGCTCCATGCACGTCGGCCTGGAGGATCGGCACCGGGATCTGGACGCCTTCGCCGCCTACCTCGCCCGGCGCGCCGCCGGCGGCGCCGCGCTGCTGGTCACCGGCGGCTACTCCCCGGATCTGGCGGGCCGGCTGACCCCGGTGGGCTCCACCATGGCCCGCCGGCGCACCGCCCGCGGGCACCGCCGGGTCACCGCCGCGGTGCATGACGAGGGCGCCCACATCGTGCTGCAGCTGCTGCACGCCGGGCGCTACGGCTACCATCCGCTGTCCCGGGCGCCGAGCGCCTCCCGCTCCCCGATCACCCCCTTCCGGGCCCGGGCGCTGTCCGCCCGGGGGGTGGAGCGCACCATCGGCCACTACGTGCGCGCCGCCCGGCTGGCGCAGCGCGCCGGCTACGACGGGGTGGAGGTGATGGGCTCCGAGGGCTACCTGCTCAACCAGTTCCTCGCCGAGCGGGTGAACCGGCGCACCGACGCCTGGGGCGGCTCCGCGCGGGCCCGGATGCGGATGCCGGTGGAGGTGGTGCGCCGGATCCGGGCCGCCACCGGGCCGGGGTTCCTCATCCAGTACCGGATCTCGCTGCTCGACCTGGTCGAGGGCGGGCAGGACTGGGCGGAGATCCTGGAGCTCACCGGGCGGCTGGCCGAGGCCGGGGTGGACGTGTTCAACACCGGGATCGGCTGGCATGAGGCGCGGGTGCCGACCATCGTCACCTCGGTGCCGCGGGCGGCCTTCGCGGATCTCTCCGGCCGGCTGCGCCGGGAGGCGGGGGTGACGGTGTGCGCCTCGAACCGGATCAACGACCCGGATGTGGCGGAGGCGATCCTGGCCCGCGGGGACGCGGATCTGATCTCCATGGCCCGGCCGCTGCTGGCGGACCCGGATCTGATGGCGAAGACGGTGGCCGGCCGCACCGGGCAGATCAACACCTGCATCGCCTGCAACCAGGCCTGCCTGGATCACGTCTTCGCCAACAAGCGCGCCTCCTGCCTGGTCAACCCGCTGGCCGGCCGGGAGCTGGCGCTGGCGGCGACCCCGCCGCGCGCGGCCGCGCCCGCCCGGGTGGCGGTGCTCGGCGCCGGGGTGGCCGGCCTGGCCTTCGCCGAGGCCGCCGCCGGGCGGGGCCATGCGGTGGAGGTCTTCGAGGCCGCCGAGGCGATCGGCGGGCAGTTCCGGCTGGCCGCCCGGATCCCGGGCAAGGAGGAGTACGCGCAGACGCTGCGCTACTTCGACCGGCGGCTCGCGGCGCTGGGGGTGCCGGTGCACCTGGGCCGCCGGGCGGGGGTGGCGGAGCTCGCCGCGGCGGGTTTCGACCGGGTGGTGGTGGCCACCGGGGTGCGCCCCCGGGTGCCGGAGATCGAGGGCGTGCACCATCCGATGGTGATGCGCTACGACGAGCTGCTCTCCGGGGCTCGGGAGGTCGGCCGCCGGGTGGCGGTGCTCGGCGCCGGCGGGATCGGGGTGGACGTGGCCCAGTTCCTCACCCGCCGCCCGGATCGGGACGTGGCCGTATGGCGGCGGGCCTGGGGGGTGGGCGATCCGGCCGCCGCCCGGGCCGGGCTGGTGGAGCGGGCGCCGCATGCGGAGCTGCCCGACACCATCGACCGGGAGGTGCACCTGCTGCAGCGCAAGAGCACCCGGATCGGCGCCGGGCTGGGCAAGACCACCGGCTGGGTGCACCGGGCGGAGCTGCGCGCCGCCGGGGTGGTGCAGCATACCGGGGTGGCCTACCGCCGGATCGACGACGCCGGGGTGCACATCACCGTCGACGGCGCGGACCGGGTGCTGGCGGTCGATTCGGTGGTGCTGTGCACCGGGCAGGTCTCCGAGCTCGCCGCCCTGGGCGGGGTGGACGCGGCGGCCGCGGCGGAGGCCGCCGGGATCCCGGTGGACGTGATCGGCGGCGCGGACGTGGCCGCCGAACTCGACGCCAAGCGCGCGATCCGGCAGGCGGTGGACCTGGCGCTGTCCCTGGGCTGA
- the lysX gene encoding bifunctional lysylphosphatidylglycerol synthetase/lysine--tRNA ligase LysX — protein sequence MSARGIRRVTAAVPGVYGRLLAGYAVVALAFSAVPGLHDPLLRLRVLLDVVLLPLPETSVAWAAALLLLAGGVLARKRVAWAVAVALTGAVAGANLLVLAGMARAGAPELVWYRLAAVLQAAILVLLLAAHREFPARVRPGAFGRAAAAYLAVAAVGVAAGRALVGLFPGPPGAALPAEDRLPWVLDKVVGLALVPHEAFAGRPPAWLAALLGVIGAAAILAATIALLRSQAGRNALTARDETAIRALLHRWGDRDSLGYFATRRDRSVAYAPSGLAAVSYRVELGVALAAGDPVGDPAHWDTAIGAFLAEAARYGWAPAVVGASAEGARAWRGRGMAELHLGDEAVLDCADLHLRGPERRTLRQAVRRARRAGVAVRIRRQAEIPAAELAAIAADAGAWRGDAAERGFSMALGRVGDPADGAAIVVEAHHAGRRVAVLGFSPWGRTGASLDLMRRAPAAPGGTVELMVTTLCREGADLGIRRISLNFAVARAVFASEGRLGVGPLLRAWRGVLVFASRFWQLESLYRSNARYGPRWVPRYLCFASPRTLPRVAAATAMAEGFLPRGRAARGFSGAADDSPGALAAYAAAPGLLAGEPAPAPRRVPADVAARMSAAARIRAAGGDPWPVGTPPGEGCAELAGAAPGARLTLAGRVLARRDHGGVVFLELRDFTGGAQVIVERRRPAAHAAVAGIARGDLVQVTGVRGDSRTGRASLLADELRLTAKCLRPPQRGPAPRRAGRVVDLALRDRPRELLRARAATLRALREELHARGYLEAETPILQRVHGGAAARPFRTHMNALDLELSLRIAPELALKRLLAGGVDRVYELGRVFRNEGADATHNPEFTALEAYCAHGDQAVMRELAEALIRAAAVAVRGSATVPAPDGGALDISGPWPVRDVHAAVTAAVRAAGVAAPELTPATDAATLRRILARLGLPARADADAGTLVLALYEELVEPTTVEPTFYLGFPESVCPLTRADRARPGVAERWDLVAFGMELGTAYTELTDPLEQRARLEAQSLLAAGGDPEAMEVDEEFLAALEFGMPPAGGLGLGVDRLVMLLTGADMREAVTFPLTRGGSARGASVVG from the coding sequence ATGAGCGCACGGGGGATCCGGCGGGTGACCGCCGCGGTGCCGGGGGTCTACGGCCGGCTGCTGGCCGGGTACGCGGTGGTGGCGCTGGCCTTCTCCGCGGTGCCCGGGCTGCATGATCCGCTGCTGCGGCTGCGGGTGCTGCTGGACGTGGTGCTGCTGCCGCTGCCGGAGACCTCGGTGGCCTGGGCGGCGGCGCTGCTGCTGCTCGCCGGCGGGGTGCTCGCCCGCAAGCGGGTGGCCTGGGCCGTCGCGGTGGCGCTCACCGGGGCGGTGGCGGGGGCGAACCTGCTGGTGCTCGCCGGGATGGCCCGCGCCGGGGCCCCGGAGCTGGTCTGGTACCGGCTGGCCGCGGTGCTGCAGGCGGCGATCCTGGTGCTGCTGCTCGCCGCGCACCGGGAGTTCCCGGCCCGGGTGCGCCCCGGCGCCTTCGGCCGCGCCGCCGCGGCCTACCTGGCCGTCGCCGCGGTCGGGGTGGCCGCCGGCCGGGCGCTGGTGGGCCTGTTCCCGGGCCCGCCGGGCGCGGCGCTGCCGGCGGAGGACCGGCTGCCCTGGGTCCTGGACAAGGTGGTGGGCCTGGCCCTGGTGCCGCACGAGGCCTTCGCCGGCCGGCCGCCGGCCTGGCTGGCGGCGCTGCTCGGCGTGATCGGGGCGGCGGCGATCCTGGCGGCCACGATCGCCCTGCTGCGCTCCCAGGCCGGCCGCAATGCGCTCACCGCCCGCGACGAGACCGCGATCCGGGCGCTGCTGCACCGCTGGGGCGACCGGGATTCGCTGGGCTACTTCGCCACCCGCCGGGACCGCTCCGTGGCCTACGCCCCCTCCGGGCTGGCCGCGGTGTCCTACCGGGTGGAGCTGGGCGTCGCCCTGGCCGCCGGGGACCCGGTGGGCGACCCGGCGCACTGGGACACGGCGATCGGCGCCTTCCTCGCCGAGGCGGCCCGCTACGGCTGGGCGCCGGCGGTGGTGGGCGCCTCCGCCGAGGGCGCTCGGGCCTGGCGGGGCCGCGGCATGGCGGAGCTGCATCTCGGCGATGAGGCGGTCCTGGACTGCGCCGATCTGCACCTGCGCGGACCGGAGCGGCGCACCCTGCGGCAGGCGGTGCGCCGCGCCCGGCGGGCCGGGGTGGCGGTGCGCATCCGCCGGCAGGCGGAGATCCCCGCCGCAGAGCTCGCGGCCATCGCCGCCGATGCCGGGGCCTGGCGCGGCGATGCCGCGGAGCGGGGCTTCTCCATGGCCCTGGGCCGGGTCGGCGACCCGGCGGACGGGGCGGCGATCGTGGTGGAGGCCCACCATGCCGGGCGCCGGGTGGCGGTGCTGGGCTTCTCCCCCTGGGGCCGCACCGGGGCGAGCCTGGACCTGATGCGGCGGGCCCCCGCGGCCCCGGGCGGCACCGTGGAGCTGATGGTGACCACCCTGTGCCGGGAGGGCGCGGACCTGGGCATCCGCCGGATCTCGCTGAACTTCGCGGTCGCCCGGGCGGTGTTCGCCTCGGAGGGCCGGCTGGGGGTGGGCCCGCTGCTGCGCGCCTGGCGGGGGGTGCTCGTCTTCGCCTCCCGGTTCTGGCAGCTGGAGTCGCTGTACCGCTCCAACGCCCGCTACGGGCCGCGCTGGGTGCCCCGCTACCTGTGCTTCGCCTCCCCGCGCACCCTGCCCCGGGTGGCGGCGGCCACCGCGATGGCCGAGGGCTTCCTGCCCCGCGGCCGCGCCGCCCGCGGCTTCTCCGGGGCCGCCGACGACAGCCCCGGGGCGCTGGCCGCCTACGCCGCCGCCCCCGGGCTGCTCGCCGGGGAGCCCGCCCCGGCGCCGCGGCGGGTGCCGGCCGACGTCGCCGCCCGGATGTCCGCCGCGGCGCGGATCCGGGCCGCCGGGGGAGACCCCTGGCCGGTCGGGACGCCCCCGGGGGAGGGCTGCGCGGAGCTCGCCGGCGCCGCGCCCGGGGCGCGGCTCACCCTCGCCGGCCGGGTGCTCGCCCGCCGCGACCACGGCGGGGTGGTCTTCCTCGAGCTGCGGGACTTCACCGGCGGGGCCCAGGTGATCGTGGAGCGCCGCCGGCCGGCCGCGCATGCCGCGGTCGCCGGGATCGCCCGCGGCGATCTGGTGCAGGTGACCGGGGTGCGCGGGGACTCGCGCACCGGACGGGCCTCGCTGCTCGCCGATGAACTGCGGCTCACCGCGAAATGCCTGCGCCCCCCGCAGCGCGGGCCCGCCCCGCGCCGGGCCGGCCGGGTGGTCGACCTGGCCCTGCGGGACCGGCCCCGGGAGCTGCTCCGGGCCCGGGCGGCGACGCTGCGCGCGCTGCGCGAGGAGCTGCACGCCCGCGGCTACCTGGAGGCGGAGACCCCGATCCTGCAGCGGGTGCACGGCGGGGCCGCCGCCCGGCCCTTCCGCACCCACATGAACGCCCTGGACCTGGAGCTCAGCCTGCGGATCGCCCCCGAACTGGCCCTGAAGCGGCTGCTCGCCGGGGGCGTGGACCGGGTCTACGAACTCGGCCGGGTGTTCCGCAACGAGGGCGCCGACGCCACGCACAACCCCGAGTTCACCGCCCTGGAGGCCTACTGCGCGCACGGCGACCAGGCGGTGATGCGGGAGCTGGCGGAGGCGCTCATCCGGGCCGCCGCGGTGGCGGTGCGCGGTTCGGCGACGGTGCCCGCCCCGGACGGGGGCGCGCTGGACATCTCCGGGCCCTGGCCGGTGCGCGACGTGCACGCCGCGGTGACCGCGGCGGTGCGCGCCGCCGGGGTCGCCGCCCCGGAGCTCACCCCGGCCACCGATGCCGCCACGCTGCGCCGGATCCTGGCCCGGCTGGGCCTGCCCGCGCGGGCGGACGCCGACGCCGGGACGCTGGTGCTGGCGCTCTACGAGGAGCTGGTGGAGCCCACCACCGTGGAGCCCACCTTCTACCTGGGCTTCCCGGAGTCGGTGTGCCCGCTGACCCGGGCGGACCGGGCACGGCCCGGGGTGGCCGAGCGCTGGGACCTGGTGGCCTTCGGCATGGAGCTGGGCACCGCCTACACCGAGCTCACCGACCCCCTGGAGCAGCGGGCCCGCCTGGAGGCGCAGTCCCTGCTCGCCGCCGGCGGGGACCCGGAGGCGATGGAGGTCGACGAGGAGTTCCTCGCCGCCCTCGAGTTCGGGATGCCCCCGGCCGGCGGGCTGGGCCTGGGCGTGGACCGGCTGGTGATGCTGCTCACCGGGGCGGACATGCGCGAGGCGGTCACCTTCCCGCTGACCCGCGGCGGATCCGCCCGCGGGGCTAGTGTCGTCGGGTGA
- a CDS encoding alpha/beta hydrolase family protein — translation MQPEHPRTRRPLAALVAIATALTLAIGAGWWVGEGPGAGPAAPAPDPARRAAGFAAYGRAPADFGRLPEPDLRLPYAGADPRQFGDLYLPRPRDPALPVPVVVLIHGGGWTQRSTLRGTAPMAADLVRAGVAVWNVEYRGTGRPAPEPADPAAPPAEPAGPGGWPRTYEDVAAAVDFLPRLAGRSPVALDLSRVVVAGVSAGGNLTAWLASRPVLPAGAPGAGPGFRPAAFVPMAGVFDLALAHGRDDRFVRGLLGGTPEQRPERYRLASPARNVDPGMRITVLHGRNDDVVDVAEAEVYADRIGAVGGRVDLRILDDADHASWGRLDGPQWAQAREAILGHARG, via the coding sequence ATGCAGCCCGAGCATCCGCGCACCCGCCGCCCCCTGGCGGCGCTGGTGGCCATCGCGACGGCGCTCACCCTCGCCATCGGCGCCGGCTGGTGGGTCGGGGAGGGCCCCGGGGCGGGGCCGGCCGCGCCCGCGCCGGACCCGGCGCGGCGCGCGGCGGGCTTCGCCGCCTACGGGCGCGCCCCCGCGGATTTCGGGCGGCTGCCGGAGCCGGATTTGCGGCTGCCCTACGCCGGGGCGGACCCCCGCCAGTTCGGGGACCTGTACCTGCCCCGGCCCAGGGATCCGGCGCTGCCGGTGCCGGTGGTGGTGCTCATCCACGGCGGCGGCTGGACCCAGCGCTCCACCCTGCGCGGCACCGCCCCGATGGCCGCGGACCTGGTGCGCGCCGGGGTGGCGGTGTGGAACGTGGAGTACCGGGGCACCGGGCGACCCGCCCCGGAACCGGCGGATCCGGCCGCCCCGCCGGCGGAGCCGGCCGGCCCCGGCGGCTGGCCGCGCACCTACGAGGACGTCGCCGCCGCGGTGGATTTCCTGCCCCGGCTGGCCGGGCGCTCCCCGGTGGCGCTGGATCTCTCCCGGGTGGTGGTCGCCGGGGTCAGCGCCGGCGGCAACCTCACCGCCTGGCTGGCCTCCCGGCCGGTGCTGCCCGCCGGCGCGCCCGGCGCCGGCCCGGGCTTCCGGCCCGCCGCCTTCGTGCCGATGGCCGGGGTGTTCGATCTCGCCCTGGCGCATGGCCGCGACGACCGCTTCGTCCGGGGCCTGCTCGGCGGTACCCCCGAGCAGCGCCCGGAGCGCTACCGGCTGGCCTCCCCGGCGCGCAACGTGGACCCGGGGATGCGGATCACGGTGCTGCACGGCCGCAACGACGACGTCGTCGACGTCGCCGAGGCGGAGGTCTACGCCGACCGGATCGGGGCGGTGGGCGGGCGGGTGGATCTGCGCATCCTCGACGACGCCGACCACGCTTCCTGGGGCCGGCTGGACGGGCCGCAGTGGGCGCAGGCCCGGGAGGCCATCCTCGGCCACGCCCGGGGTTGA
- a CDS encoding SDR family oxidoreductase, with the protein MTARRGLAVVTGASSGIGEACARGLAEAGYEVLACARREDRLTAVVEGIRAAGGSAQVQHLDVTSADDVAALVERIGDRGVDVLVNNAGGAWGLESVAEAVEEKWRWMYEVNVLGTLRVTRALLDGLTRARGAVITIGSVAGRYNYVGGAGYNAAKHGERSLTEVLRKEIAERGVRVTEVDPGRVRTDFSLVRFDGDAERAEAVYEGKENLTAGDVAEIVVFAATRPAHVNIDFVQVTPIDQTSV; encoded by the coding sequence ATGACGGCGCGACGGGGACTGGCGGTGGTGACGGGGGCCTCCTCCGGGATCGGGGAGGCCTGCGCCCGGGGGCTGGCGGAGGCCGGCTACGAGGTGCTGGCCTGCGCCCGCCGGGAGGATCGGCTGACCGCGGTGGTCGAGGGGATCCGCGCCGCCGGCGGGTCCGCGCAGGTGCAGCACCTCGACGTCACCAGCGCCGATGACGTCGCCGCGCTGGTCGAGCGGATCGGCGACCGGGGGGTGGATGTGCTGGTCAACAACGCCGGCGGGGCCTGGGGCCTGGAGAGCGTCGCCGAGGCGGTGGAGGAGAAGTGGCGCTGGATGTACGAGGTCAACGTGCTGGGCACCCTGCGGGTGACCCGGGCGCTGCTGGACGGGCTCACCCGCGCCCGCGGGGCCGTGATCACCATCGGCTCGGTGGCCGGCCGGTACAACTACGTCGGCGGGGCCGGCTACAACGCCGCCAAGCACGGGGAGCGCTCCCTCACCGAGGTGCTGCGCAAGGAGATCGCCGAGCGCGGCGTCCGGGTCACCGAGGTCGACCCGGGCCGGGTGCGCACCGACTTCTCCCTGGTCCGCTTCGACGGCGACGCCGAGCGCGCCGAGGCCGTCTACGAGGGCAAGGAGAACCTCACCGCCGGCGACGTCGCCGAGATCGTGGTCTTCGCCGCCACCCGGCCCGCCCACGTCAACATCGACTTCGTGCAGGTCACCCCGATCGACCAGACCTCCGTGTAG
- a CDS encoding SDR family oxidoreductase gives MTAPTAAPRPDHPERPADRPIALVTGASRGIGAAIARDLGRDHHVIVGATGAAAAAAIAAELPSAETLVADLTDDAALAAAVAALDLDRLDVLVHNAGIVDEGPVAEVTRDRWRRIFEVNVFAVAELTRLLLPALRAAGGTVVMINSGSGYRSGVAQGPYSGTKFALRALTMALREEERGRVRVSSVHPGKVDTDMQREIQAGRGNGPDTYDGAVYVRPESIAAAVRLAVDATAEAMVEEVTVRPVVP, from the coding sequence ATGACCGCACCCACCGCAGCCCCCCGCCCCGACCACCCGGAGCGCCCCGCCGACCGGCCCATCGCCCTGGTCACCGGGGCCTCCCGGGGGATCGGCGCCGCCATCGCCCGCGACCTGGGCCGCGACCACCACGTGATCGTGGGCGCCACCGGCGCCGCGGCCGCGGCGGCCATCGCCGCGGAACTGCCCAGCGCGGAGACCCTGGTCGCCGATCTCACCGACGACGCCGCCCTCGCCGCGGCGGTGGCCGCCCTCGACCTGGACCGCCTCGACGTGCTGGTGCACAACGCCGGCATCGTCGACGAGGGCCCCGTCGCCGAGGTCACCCGGGACCGGTGGCGGCGGATCTTCGAGGTCAACGTCTTCGCCGTCGCCGAACTCACCCGGCTGCTGCTGCCCGCCCTGCGCGCCGCCGGCGGCACCGTGGTGATGATCAACTCCGGCTCCGGGTACCGCTCCGGGGTGGCCCAGGGCCCCTACTCGGGCACCAAGTTCGCGCTGCGCGCGCTGACCATGGCCCTGCGCGAGGAGGAGCGCGGCCGGGTGCGGGTCTCCTCCGTGCACCCCGGCAAGGTGGACACCGACATGCAGCGGGAGATCCAGGCCGGCCGCGGCAACGGCCCGGACACCTACGACGGCGCCGTCTACGTCCGCCCCGAGTCCATCGCCGCCGCGGTGCGCCTCGCCGTGGACGCCACCGCCGAGGCGATGGTGGAGGAGGTCACGGTGCGGCCGGTGGTGCCCTGA